One Ornithorhynchus anatinus isolate Pmale09 chromosome 2, mOrnAna1.pri.v4, whole genome shotgun sequence DNA segment encodes these proteins:
- the ANKS4B gene encoding ankyrin repeat and SAM domain-containing protein 4B, whose translation MSTRYHQAAVDGYLELLKEATKRDLNIADEDGMTPTLLAAYHGHLEALEVICSRGGNPDKCDIWGNTPLHHAAANGHIRCVSFLTKFGANIFALDNDFQTPLDSAASREKRECVILLDKAATEQNILNPKRVSRLKEQAQRNARKQVKEFGKTQEKHQNKMIKTYNKERGESLYKGSTASRLSSSDSSVFGTVTKGLKDTFSLKSKKNRNAGSQQDENTRSRDDKVGQRNVTEVFSEEEEEDSLSSDFRKKNHLSDDMEDYDPPGHKSIFHRPGMGNIVFRRNLAMGINSAQEDISTSTRDLGFKIPTELFQCQGAENNDEGDVEAEEEGDLPWDEVGVAWEEDEADITPLEVFLLSQDLGQFIPVFMREQIDLEALMLCSDEDLQSIQIHLGPRKKVLSAVNKRKQVLQQPGKMMDTSL comes from the exons ATGTCAACCCGGTATCATCAGGCTGCTGTGGATGGCTACCTGGAACTTTTAAAAGAAGCTACCAAAAGGGACCTCAACATTGCAGACGAAGATGGCATGACCCCCACCCTCCTAGCAGCCTACCATGGGCACCTGGAGGCCCTGGAGGTCATCTGCAGTCGCGG GGGAAACCCTGATAAATGTGACATCTGGGGGAATACACCCCTCCACCATGCTGCCGCCAATGGCCATATCCGTTGTGTGTCATTTTTGACTAAATTTGGTGCCAACATCTTTGCCTTGGACAATGATTTTCAAACTCCGCTGGATTCCGCAGCCagccgggagaagagggaatgtgtcATCCTCCTAGACAAAGCTGCTACTGAGCAGAATATCCTGAACCCCAAGAGAGTCTCTAGGCTGAAGGAGCAGGCTCAGAGAAATGCCAGGAAGCAAGTCAAAGAATTTGGAAAGACCCAAGAGAAACATCAAAATAAGATGATCAAGACCTACAacaaagagaggggggaaagccTATATAAGGGCTCCACTGCCTCCAGGTTGTCCTCTTCCGACTCCTCTGTTTTTGGGACTGTCACCAAGGGGCTGAAGGACACCTTCAGTTTAAAGTCAAAGAAGAACAGGAATGCAGGAAGCCAGCAGGATGAGAACACGAGGAGCAGAGACGACAAGGTGGGGCAGAGGAATGTGACGGAGGTGTTCagcgaagaggaagaagaagactcTTTGTCCAGTGACTTCAGAAAAAAGAATCACCTCTCAGATGACATGGAGGATTACGACCCCCCAGGGCACAAATCCATCTTCCACCGACCTGGAATGGGAAACATTGTGTTTAGGAGAAATCTAGCCATGGGCATCAACTCTGCCCAAGAAGACATCTCCACCAGCACTAGAGATCTGGGATTTAAAATACCCACAGAGTTGTTTCAATGTCAAGGAGCAGAGAACAACGATGAGGGCGATGTGGAGGCCGAAGAGGAAGGTGACCTACCTTGGGATGAGGTGGGGGTGGcgtgggaggaagatgaggcagaCATCACTCCCTTGGAAGTGTTTCTGTTGTCCCAAGATCTCGGGCAGTTCATTCCTGTATTCATGAGAGAGCAGATCGATCTCGAAGCGCTGATGCTCTGCTCGGACGAGGACCTCCAGAGCATACAGATACATCTGGGCCCCAGGAAGAAAGTCCTCAGCGCTGTAAACAAGAGGAAGCAGGTTCTGCAGCAGCCTGGCAAGATGATGGACACTAGCCTCTGA